Proteins from a genomic interval of Lacticaseibacillus pabuli:
- a CDS encoding DegV family protein — protein sequence MKIAIVTDSSAYMSKAETTKLGVTVAPLTVMFGEQVYFENETISSAEFYARMKSGKALPTTSQATLGRMDEIYRELAAAGYTDILSIHLSGALSGMCASLKGFVRDYEGFTVHVVDSRSISVGLADQVRLAVRMVHAGKTVDEIVPVLQKFNQHVNVGFMVNDLKHLQRTGRLKGGAALIGNLLLIKPLLALQDGAIVPTNKERTARRALKHIAADAVDQMNHLGMPGRYTLIDANNPRAIATLREQIVTAQPDAVIEGGEIGPAVGVHTGEGVVGVFTAPDWQQFPIE from the coding sequence ATGAAAATCGCAATCGTTACCGATAGCTCAGCGTACATGAGCAAGGCAGAGACGACCAAACTCGGCGTGACCGTGGCACCACTGACCGTTATGTTTGGGGAACAAGTCTATTTTGAAAATGAAACCATCAGTAGTGCTGAATTCTATGCGCGGATGAAGTCCGGCAAGGCATTGCCAACGACATCGCAAGCGACGCTGGGGCGGATGGATGAAATCTACCGGGAATTGGCCGCAGCGGGTTACACTGACATCCTCTCCATTCACTTGTCTGGTGCCCTCAGCGGGATGTGCGCGAGTCTGAAGGGTTTCGTTCGCGACTACGAGGGCTTTACCGTACACGTCGTTGACTCACGCAGCATCAGCGTTGGCCTTGCCGACCAAGTACGCCTCGCCGTGCGGATGGTGCACGCCGGTAAGACGGTTGATGAGATTGTACCAGTGCTACAAAAGTTCAATCAACACGTCAACGTCGGCTTTATGGTCAATGATCTGAAACACCTGCAGCGGACGGGTCGCCTGAAGGGCGGTGCGGCACTGATCGGGAACCTGCTGCTGATCAAGCCCCTACTTGCCTTGCAGGATGGCGCCATTGTGCCAACCAACAAGGAACGGACTGCGCGACGTGCGCTGAAACACATCGCTGCCGACGCCGTGGATCAGATGAATCATTTGGGGATGCCAGGCCGGTACACCTTAATCGATGCGAATAACCCACGGGCGATTGCCACCCTGCGCGAACAGATTGTGACCGCCCAGCCAGATGCCGTTATTGAAGGCGGCGAGATTGGCCCTGCGGTTGGGGTGCATACCGGTGAGGGTGTTGTGGGCGTCTTTACCGCACCAGACTGGCAACAATTTCCAATCGAATAG